A genomic window from Lasioglossum baleicum chromosome 7, iyLasBale1, whole genome shotgun sequence includes:
- the LOC143210173 gene encoding putative Rho GTPase-activating protein CG5521 isoform X1, with the protein MFSKKLHVDVKKSTLKIQDVKKDSATRFKHLKIVLENVDTDEAKGFFEGNFSHVYFILYDCFVSAEANLRQRELSFHIVHKAHREELEQVLQLLEKVLTLLPELLNRRWQCHSLARILQKLLHPGNSWKLRRQAIRYFILWYQALGENAPEHIHQMFASLVPGFPPQQPSPYKSERKVDGKNKHAKVIGSDDKDKKEFYDTQLSQSTFHDNGSNQSPITPVDSGPILPPQSGEKPLDNETVRFLEALLEFMVTQVVKIEWRDKSSRQHKTFQFLLERFKATYLRHICPEFDDNFSLYKPNLELPTMRKPTNQSQDNYVLCKVALIKWVASFTHVARKDGLFAHLSHSTTPNEENAESELRRVSVTQNSADSTLLSPESSISQQENQNQEDNTVSAVTLVREVLYGNRDNVNFVHELYRQAFLLDFNHAGAIRKAIAVYKDWIQMNILELCYKELPPFMLEPLDTHKDRDMEDNFKKDGNDIDRSPSESYRQTRLRNDSYLGAIHRENLFIRAGLQNVLQIFITQASNVFFLENYGPNASLTLLEEQTDSCKRVLNVYRYVVMHSRLEPGTWEQLLRVLLQITSLVLNEKSSRRKVQDSIGGKLAPAIFQTLIVTWIKANLNVVISIQLWDQFLEVLTSLTQWEELIREWAKTLDTLTRVLARHVYNLDLNDLPLDRLSEQKTKKRRGVGSRAASTGSVQPPRKGSVDQESHTVSKENVIDHPMRDLRKVRPLPRSASDNTIYNAKARTKLHRNRTHTVHSGIPVLPLSIEQDMARLLSGSSTSSSGYTRKMLPNRRAKSLDSLVIVDSEPPSPRCPSPTPSSGVDSNKDSPIQIENIDGSSIDTNDASERRSVMAGGGVRGWLPDVAVVLWRRMLSALGDVNNIQDPILHGQVMDYLVQLTQTLVKIRLNQGVSGDNQATPPAPELIPPLTVIAPWCFKAIQLPDQYEVGKLAAYRLVCLLTIQPQDISLPKQHLTLFYRAVHNGIVSNDSKVLHVLVKYTGPRLFSLNLPGSSLLILDYIHAANVILSSQDIGAPRTEAVSIIGSLLSLPATTIKLPVLQPTATDIVTMTCPDAKEHIITILLRSCRREPTGIARCVALSSIAMFVYRELCHKNQHPRIPESVTVLLLALRRIQGAERRRAGFCFPLMDQASHATVAQVACDSLLLLCDKADILLELYPNVPSKIIQILSETLGYMSTRDRRGQLIISMLFCLGEWAMHLGPSVLLRVFQGKPLLMTLFNVLNNIVQDKGGKSLSQSSRNHEDEDDDFDPDITLDNLADETSIKSPRRGSIQSVQLAAKMVMMHLINHLGHFPMGIGAARLSSLVVELDDVPGIDGDELSSAIFHAPNMQLLMLSNSVIMSLVELAALDAPGGGVTAGLTTAPSLVRVLLRDLAGKASWDSSILYSQPSIDDDIPIAFTKHVEWKTKPHNEDLSSVITSQTCTPRHTVRHREPHVLPTFANGASDMDNLDDLLQYIGHTSPEVLTNPEIALNEPANPPQGYYLESETIATILSQRNAEQEHINNWSQHISMCASAISPPSCRPPPAPFHHCRLLFSHLGLSGWEQRRKLHLLSKNEKLLRELRNLDSQRSRETHKIAVIYVSQGQEDKNSILSNVTASKEYESFIARLAWEVELESHTGFLGGLVPGKASGVTAPYFATSFTEILFHVATRMPSDSPESLLQKTRHLGNDEIHIVWSEHWRDYRRDIIPTEFCDVLIVIYPLHNNLYRIQISRKPEIPFFGPLFDECIVEDKVLPGLVRTTALAASRAKRSTLTLYQHYYEERARSIDTVMRNHKEATTFEEFTANVYSPVQPPSPFSGASSVSGSTTSVQSTASSNLAAALIDSHQGRSGLRSSSAASSDNRANRVLHNLFRVSDGSRVWFSNDTPDSTALHGISPRPVKKMSFKTGQKQRASTQPTPPDSPRYK; encoded by the exons ATGTTCAGCAAAAAACTACATGTAGACGTCAAAAAGTCAACACTGAAAATTCAGGATGTTAAAAAAGATAGCGCGACTCGGTTCAAGCATCTCAAGATCGTATTAG AAAATGTGGACACCGACGAAGCGAAAGGATTTTTCGAAGGCAACTTCAGCCATGTCTATTTCATTCTTTACGATTGTTTTGTCTCGGCTGAAGCGAACTTGCGGCAGAGAG AACTTTCCTTCCATATTG TCCATAAAGCACATAGGGAGGAATTGGAGCAGGTATTGCAGCTCTTAGAGAAAGTTCTGACGCTTCTCCCTGAGCTTCTTAATAGGAGATGGCAGTGTCACAGTTTGGCAAGGATTTTGCAAAAGCTTTTACACCCTGGTAATAGTTGGAAACTTCGTAGACAAGCTATAAG GTATTTCATTTTGTGGTACCAAGCACTCGGCGAAAATGCACCTGAACATATACATCAAATGTTTGCAAGCCTGGTACCAGGGTTTCCACCCCAACAACCATCCCCCTACAAGTCTGAACGTAAGGTGGATGGAAAAAATAAACATGCAAAAGTAATTGGTTCCGATGATAAAGATAAGAAGGAATTCTATGATACACAATTGTCGCAAAGTACTTTCCATGACAATGGTTCGAATCAGAGTCCGATCACTCCGGTTGACAGCGGACCGATTTTACCGCCACAAAGTGGGGAAAAGCCTCTTGACAATGAGACTGTTCGATTTTTAGAAGCATTACTTGAATTTATGGTTACTCAG GTTGTAAAAATAGAATGGCGAGATAAATCTTCAAGACAGCACAAGACCTTCCAGTTTTTATTAGAACGTTTTAAAGCTACGTACCTTCGTCACATTTGTCCCGAGTTCGACGATAATTTCTCCTTGTACAAACCTAATTTAGAATTGCCTACGATGCGCAAACCAACGAATCAAAGTCAGGATAATTATGTATTGTGTAAAGTTGCATTGATCAAGTGGGTCGCTAGTTTTACGCATGTTGCTAGAAAAGATGGTCTCTTCGCACATCTTTCTCATAG CACAACTCCAAACGAAGAAAACGCGGAGTCGGAACTCCGTCGCGTCTCGGTCACACAAAATTCAGCCGATTCGACTCTTCTGTCTCCTGAATCGAGTATATCTCAACAGGAGAATCAAAATCAAGAAGATAATACTGTCTCGGCTGTTACTCTTGTCAGAGAAGTTCTCTACGGTAACAGAGACAACGTGAATTTTGTACATGAGTTATATAGACAAGCATTTCTTTTGGACTTCAATCATGCCGGTGCTATCAGAAAGGCTATAGCTGTTTATAAAGATTGGATTCAGATGAAT ATTCTTGAATTGTGTTACAAGGAGCTACCTCCATTCATGCTAGAACCATTGGATACACATAAGGACAGAGATATGGAAGACAACTTCAAAAAAGATGGAAACGACATCGATAGAAGTCCATCTGAATCTTATCGTCAAACACGATTGAGAAATGATTCGTATCTCGGTGCTATACATAgagaaaatttgtttattaGAGCGGGATTGCAGAATGTTCTACAAATATTCATCACACAGgcttcaaatgtatttttcttaGAAAATTATGGACCGAACGCGTCTCTGACGTTACTCGAGGAGCAAACGGATAGCTGTAAAAGAGTGTTAAATGTGTATCGTTACGTCGTTATGCATTCTAGATTAGAACCAGGCACTTGGGAACAACTGCTTAG GGTATTGCTACAAATCACGTCGCTCGTTCTGAACGAGAAATCGTCTCGACGAAAGGTTCAAGACAGTATTGGTGGCAAACTTGCACCTGCCATATTTCAAACCTTAATCGTCACGTGGATCAAAGCCAATTTAAACGTTGTTATTTCTATCCAGTTATGGGATCAGTTTCTGGAGGTGTTGACATCGTTGACCCAATGGGAGGAATTAATTCGAGAATGGGCC AAAACACTGGATACTTTGACAAGGGTACTTGCTAGGCACGTGTACAATCTGGATCTGAACGATCTACCGTTGGATAGACTAAGTGAACAAAAGACTAAAAAGCGTCGCGGCGTCGGAAGTCGTGCTGCGTCTACCGGAAGTGTGCAACCGCCGCGCAAAGGAAGCGTTGATCAAGAAAGTCATACAGTCTCGAAAGAAAACGTTATTG ATCATCCGATGCGAGATTTGAGGAAGGTTCGACCTCTTCCACGTAGTGCAAGCGATAACACGATATACAATGCAAAAGCTCGTACGAAGCTCCACAGAAACCGTACGCACACTGTGCACAGTGGTATTCCtg TACTCCCCCTATCAATAGAGCAAGACATGGCTCGGTTGCTATCAGGCAGTTCTACATCATCGTCGGGATACACGAGGAAAATGTTGCCCAATAGACGTGCTAAATCCTTGGATAGCCTTGTCATTGTTGATAGCGAACCACCATCGCCGCGTTGCCCATCCCCAACGCCCAGCAGCGGGGTTGACAGCAACAAAGACAGCCCAATTCAAATCGAAAACATTGATGGCAGTAGCATCG ACACTAATGACGCATCGGAAAGGAGATCTGTTATGGCAGGTGGTGGAGTTCGGGGATGGCTGCCCGATGTGGCAGTGGTTCTGTGGAGACGTATGTTGTCAGCATTAGGGGATGTAAATAATATTCAAGATCCCATTCTTCATGGTCAAGTAATGGATTACCTTGTACAGCTAACACAGACACTCGTTAAA ATTCGTTTAAACCAAGGCGTGTCTGGAGATAATCAAGCGACCCCTCCAGCCCCAGAACTCATACCACCGTTAACAGTGATTGCTCCTTGGTGTTTCAAG GCGATACAGCTACCTGACCAGTACGAAGTTGGCAAACTAGCAGCATATCGTTTGGTCTGTCTCTTAACGATCCAGCCGCAGGATATCAGTTTACCGAAACAACACTTGACTCTGTTTTATCGTGCAGTTCACAACGGTATCGTCAGCAACGATAGTAAAGTGTTGCACGTGCTTGTTAAATATACGGGGCCGAGATTATTCAGTTTGAATCTTCCCGGTTCCAGTCTGTTGATTTTGGACTACATTCACGCTGCTAATGTGATATTAAGCAGTCAGGACATTGGG GCACCGAGAACAGAAGCTGTCTCAATAATTGGATCTTTATTGTCATTGCCTGCCACTACAATTAAATTACCTGTTCTGCAACCGACTGCAACAGACATTGTAACCATGACGTGTCCGGACGCAAAA gaacatataatcacgatactcCTACGAAGCTGTAGACGTGAACCGACTGGTATCGCAAGATGCGTAGCGCTCTCAAGTATCGCAATGTTCGTTTACAGAGAACTATGCCACAAAAATCAACACCCGAGAATCCCAGAATCCGTTACGGTTCTTCTTTTAGCGCTGCGG CGGATACAAGGGGCAGAGCGTCGCAGAGCTGGTTTCTGTTTCCCCTTGATGGATCAG gCAAGTCACGCTACTGTTGCTCAAGTGGCGTGTGATTCTCTTCTGCTATTATGTGATAAAGCTGACATCCTCTTGGAATTATATCCGAATGTGCCATCGAAAATAATTCAG ATATTGTCAGAAACGCTTGGATATATGAGTACACGAGACAGACGCGGTCAATTGATAATATCGATGTTGTTCTGTTTGGGTGAATGGGCTATGCATCTAGGTCCAAGCGTCTTATTACGCGTGTTTCAGGGAAAACCACTGTTAATGACGTTATTCAAT GTTTTGAATAATATAGTACAAGACAAAGGTGGTAAAAGTTTATCGCAGTCGAGCAGAAATCACGAAGACGAAGATGATGATTTCGATCCTGACATTACTTTGGACAATCTGGCTGACGAAACTTCCATTAAATCACCTCGTCGAGGCAGCATTCAGTCTGTTCAGCTGGCAGCGAAAATG GTAATGATGCATTTAATAAATCATTTGGGACACTTCCCGATGGGCATTGGAGCAGCTCGATTGTCTTCGCTGGTCGTTGAATTGGATGATGTGCCAGGAATCGACGGTGACGAGTTGTCATCCGCTATCTTTCATGCGCCAAACATGCAGTTATTAATGTTATCAAATTCCGTGATAATGTCACTGGTTGAATTGGCAGCTTTGGATGCACCTGGCGGTGGTGTCACAGCCGGTTTAACAACAGCACCATCGTTGGTCCGAGTCTTGTTGAGAGATTTAGCAGGAAAAGCTTCGTGGGACAGTTCTATCTTATACAGTCAACCATCTATTGACGATGATATTCCGATAGCATTTACAAAGCATG ttgAATGGAAAACAAAGCCGCACAACGAGGATTTGAGCAGCGTTATAACGTCTCAAACGTGTACTCCTCGACATACTGTACGACACCGTGAACCTCATGTATTGCCAACGTTCGCGAATGGTGCGAGCGATATGGATAACTTAGATGAT CTCTTACAGTACATAGGACACACAAGTCCAGAAGTATTAACTAACCCAGAAATAGCACTTAACGAACCAGCAAATCCTCCCCAAGGTTACTACCTCGAAAGCGAAACTATTGCAACCATTCTCAGTCAAAGGAATGCGGAACAGGAGCATATCAACAATTGGAGTCAGCATATTAG cATGTGTGCCTCAGCAATAAGTCCGCCTTCCTGTCGTCCACCTCCAGCACCGTTTCATCACTGCCGCCTTCTCTTTTCGCATTTGGGTCTATCCGGTTGGGAACAACGTAGGAAGTTGCATTTACTCTCGAAAAACGAGAAGCTGTTACGAGAACTGCGAAATCTCGATAGTCAACGGTCCAGGGAAACGCATAAGATAGCAGTGATCTATGTCAGTCAAGGACAGGAGGATAAGAACTCTATATTGAGCAACGTCACTGCTAGCAAAGAATATGAGAGCTTTATCGCAAGATTGGCCTGGGAAGTCGAGCTTGAGTCTCATACGGGTTTTCTCGGTGGTCTTGTGCCTGGAAAAGCGTCCGGTGTCACAGCACCGTATTTCGCTACATCCTTTACGGAAATTCTTTTTCACGTAGCAACAAGGATGCCTTCGGACAGTCCTGAAAGTTTATTACAGAAG ACCCGTCACCTTGGTAACGATGAAATTCACATAGTTTGGTCCGAGCACTGGAGAGACTATCGTAGGGATATCATACCAACTGAATTTTGTGATGTTTTAATAGTAATCTATCCGTTGCACAATAACTTGTACAGAATACAGATCTCTCGAAAACCTGAAATTCCATTTTTCGGGCCACTGTTTGACGAATGTATTGTGGAGGACAAAGTTCTGCCCGGATTAGTCAGGACAACGGCTCTGGCAGCGAGTAGAGCGAAACGATCTACGCTCACGTTGTATCAGCATTA TTACGAGGAGAGAGCGAGGTCCATCGACACCGTCATGAGAAATCATAAAGAAGCTACAACGTTCGAGGAGTTCACAGCCAACGTGTACTCTCCTGTACAACCACCGAGTCCGTTCAGTGGGGCATCCTCAGTATCTG GATCTACAACAAGCGTGCAATCCACAGCATCGTCAAACCTCGCAGCAGCGCTTATAGATTCGCATCAGGGTCGATCCGGACTGAGAAGTTCATCGGCGGCGAGCAGTGATAACCGCGCGAATAGAG TCTTACACAATCTATTCAGAG TGTCCGATGGAAGCAGAGTATGGTTCAGCAACGACACTCCGGATAGTACTGCGCTTCATGGAATTTCACCTAGACCTGTAAAAAAGATGTCGTTCAAGACTGGACAGAAGCAGAGGGCAAGCACTCAACCAACGCCCCCCGATAGTCCGAGATATAAATAA